The DNA window agaatGCCTTTCTTCATGGTGATTTACATGAGGCAGTTTATATGCAGCCACCGCCAGGTGTTAATGCACCTCCAGGATATGTTTGCCGTCTTCGTCGTGCCTTATATGGTCTTAAACAGGCTCCCCGTGCTTGGTTTGAACGCTTTGTACGGTGATAAGAGCTGCTGGTTTTTCACAAAGTGCACATGATCCTGCCTTATTTGTTCATCTCTCTCCACGTGGTCGCACTTTGCTGCTTctatatgttgatgatattcTAATTACTGGAGATGATGTTGATCATATTATTCATGTGAAGCAACAACTTGGCGAGCAATTTCAAATGTCTGACTTGGGCCCTCTCAGTTATTTTCTAGGAATTGAGGTCTTGCATTCTTCCAAGGGCTATTATCTCTCTCAATCCAAGTATATACGAGACCTTATTGCACGCTCTGGCATTACTGACAGTCGAACAGTTGCCACACCCATGGACCTTCACTTGCAGCTTCGTCCTACAGAGGGTGCTCCTCTTGAGGATCCCTCTCGATATAGGCATATTGTGGGCAGTCTTGTTTATCTCACTGTCACCAGACCTGACATTGCTCATGCCGTACATATCTTAAGCCAGTTTGTGAGTGCTCCAACTTCAGTTCACTTTGGACATTTGCTTCGTGTGCTAAGATACTTAAGGGGGACATCATCTCAGTGTTTATTCTATGCTCATAATAGCCCGCTTTGTCTTCATGCCTATTCCGATGCCACTTGGGCGAGTGATCCAACTGATCGCCGTTCTGTCACTGGTTATTGTATTTTTCTTGGATCATCTCCTCTAGCATGGAAGTCCAAGAAGCAGTCAGCTGTCTCTCGGTCTAGTACCGAGGCAGAACTTCGGGCCCTTGCTACCACCACTTCTGAGATTATATGGCTTCGATGGCTATTGGCTGATTTTGGCGTTTCTTGTGATGCTCCTACACCTCTTCTATGTGATAATACTGGAGCCATACAGATTGCCAAAGACCCTGTGAAGCATGAACTTACAAAGCATATTGGTGTTGATGCTTCCTTCACTCGGTCTCACTGTCACCAAAACACGATTGCTCCTCAGTATGTGCCTTCCGAACTGCAAGTGGCAGATTTCTTTACTAAAGCACAAACTCGAGAGCAACATCGGCTACATATGCTCAAACTCAATGCTTCGGATCCTCCACCTCCGCCTTGATTTTGAGGGGGGCTGTTAAGCAGCATGTCTACTTTAGGCCCATGGCCCATATTCCTCTCTGTACATATACACATCAAGACTCTTGCTTCACATTGGATTGCTATCTTCATACACGGTAACAGTTTTGATTTTAGAAGCCACTGAATCATCAACAAATGCATCATCCAGTGTAATGCTGAAAACCTTGTCATCAAGACCCCATTCTCCAATAGCTCGCAATATTATAAAGCTCAGTTTTTCAGCACTGCAAGAAGGATCCACAGCACAAAATGCAATGATATTTTTCTGCTTCTCCCATTCATCATCGATGTAGTGAACAGATAAGCACAAGAATACAGCAGTGGATTATAGTGCCACATACATGCACTCAGGCAAACCCGACATGAAAAAGCTGCTAACTTCTCCTTCAGCTTGGACTTTTCTTGGTCAAACAAGTCAAAAGTCTTCCACATCAGGTCATAGTGTGATGGGACCTTGACCACAGGATTCAAGTGAGCAACAAGCTTCCTGAAGTCGTCTTGTTCCACCATCCTTGTTGCATGCCCATGCATGGCTAATATCCTTATGAGTTCTTCATGAGATATCTGATCAACTCCTTGATTCTTCTTATTCTTATCAGTGCATATAACTGACAAAGCTAGATTATTCTGCTCGCATATTGCAAGTTCATCATGAAGTCCATTCTGATCAACCTCCTTGTTCTGCCTATCTATGTTTATGTGTGTGTATGGCAAGGCAAGATCCTGCTCAGGCATTGCATCTGCTGTGCCCGAACCTTTCTTGTGGCTGGATAGCAGGAATGGAAGCTTCTTCTGGTTTGGATCTGAATTGGCAACTGCCATGTTCTGTTGTGTATATGGTAAGAATGTTGGCTCTTGTAGCTTCAATCTCTTATGAGTCCCAGGGCTGCACTTGACCTGATGATTCCGAAGGCCAATAGTGGCAGTGGTGGCGTTGCAGTTGAAGACATGGTGGCAGTGCATGCATGTAGCTCTTGCAACCTTCCCGTTGATGAAGGTGGGTATGAAGTCATCCCAAACCTTGGAAATGAGCCTTTTCTTCGGCTTTGTGCCAGAGAACAGTGGGCTAGGGATGTTGCCAATGCTCTCCTCTTGTTTAACTACGTCAGTGTTGGTATTGCCAACTGTGTTTTCCATAACTAGGCATAAGAAACTACAGTATTTGAATATGAAACAAGTGCATGAAAATTAAGATGCTATTTCAAAACTGTCCCAATGCAATTGAACAAATTTGGATTCGAGAGGCTATCTGAACATGTTTTCTTTATGCATCATAAAAGAATTTTTACTGAACAGACTTTCAGTCGATGTGTTAGCTGGAAAGGCACAGTAGTTGATTGTGGAGAAAAAACATATGCAAATAATGTCACTACTTAAACATTTGGGTAATGTCATTCAACAAATCTTCATTATTCTAGAGGTTAATTGAACATTCCTTTATTTCATATAAAGTACAAGATGTTTACTGAGTAGACATTCAGTCAACGTGTCAACTGAAAGGGCACATTGGTTGGATATGGAGCAACTTCAGCAAAGATATGTCACTACTTAAATGCTGTCCTGATGCTGGTGAACTAACTTTCAATCAATAGATTTTGTTAAACACGCATCTCTCTTTTTTCCCGTCATATGCTGTTCAGGAGAATTACTGTAAAGGCTTTCAATCGACATGATAATGAGAAGCCACAATACAATAGTTGGATATGGAGGCACTTGAGGTCTTGAACAAACATATATCGCTACTTGAACAATTGCCGTAAAGCATGTGGACAAACTTTTATTTGACCATTCATTAGTGCACATTTTATATACAGGAACAATCGGACAGTATATAAACATTTCACCAATTTTCTTGTTTTAGAACAAAATTAAACAACCAAGGCAAAGCAGACAGAGGGCCGTACCATTCAGCATCTTCTGATTCTTCTCGTTTTGTTCGCCGCTGCAGTTGGGATTGGGGCCGCCACACTCTTGATCCATACCTACACACCACGGAACCAACGAATCATCCATGGAGGTGAGACGTCGGCTTCCAAAGAAGGCGGCCAAAGGAAACAACCAAAAGCAGACAGACGAAAATGAAGTAGCAGCGCTGCATTTCGTCCCAAAATGCTGCAGCAAAGGCTGAACTGGAAAGCGCGTACAGAATCTttacggcgcggcgcggcgtgggtGAGGTGGACCAATCTGCGGACGGACGAGATGGACGAGCACGTAGAGCTGGACTCCTCGCGGGAgttccctcctcccctccccggAATCAGGTGGCGGTCTCACCTCTGCGGCGCCGGAAACGAGGGCAGGCAAAGCCTTTCCCGCTGCATTTCCCCGCCGAAGCTCAGTTCTGCAGCTCTCTCCCGCCGACCCCGGCGCCTGCCTACTACTACTATACAGCTTCGTTTCTTAGCAGCCCAGGCCTGCGAGGTTGGAGCCCATTATCCTAGTGGGCCGAGCCCATTATATTAGTGGGCTGAGCCCGTTTGCACCACGCGCactttcttcttccctcccATTTATCTTCAACCAATACTGACCTATCCTACGAAAATGGTGTTTGATTTCGAGTGTTATTGGTTCATGTATATGGTTTACATAGAACGATCGTGCACGAACTTATTTAACGTATGGTATCCATAAAAGATGAATCTAAAATGTTTATGCAAACTGGCAAAACGTAAGCGGAGATTTCCCTCTCTAAAGTAAAACGAAAAATGTCAGTGAAGAATGATAAACACCGTGCAGTGGCCAGTTCCCTGCAGTAGACTACTAGTAGTAGGGACTGGGAGGCACTCCGACCTGTCAGTCCACCTGATGACACCGGCTTGCTTTCCTGCAGCAACGCATAGGCTGCCTGCAGCTGCAGGATGGGATGTCCGACTCACCATCGCATTCCGCCATTGCATCTGAAAATGTCTGACTGATTTGACGACCGGGGCCGTCCAGATCAATCTGCTGAGGATTTATCGGCCATGCCCTGTGTCTAGATCCTAGACCTGGATCTGTACGCGGGAACATGGCTGTCTGTTGCCGTCTTTATTTTGGACGAACAGGAAATTAGCTTGGACTAACCTATCAAACCGTGCTCCGAACTGattaaaattaatataaaagtaaaacttatacctAATAATTATAATTGTTTATCTCATActctctttcatctattaataTTCTAACGCAATACTCTAAAAGatacatatttatcattatctGGTTGCACCAGATTTATTTAGTAACAATTTTTATTACATTGCATCACGCCTCCATATGTGTTTATTATGCATTTAATTGAATTATTTGTTTGAACTATGTGAACAATATGATTTATCACTTTTCTCATACATAAATACATGGTGACACACATATgagtagtatttttatataaacaataacataaataatatattaataataatAGAAATAGTAATctagaattttatattggtgcactttaatattttattataattatataCTTAAGATTCAGATTTATgggttactttaacttttaataatcacataatttgacttatatgcaaatttaggggCTTATTTCCATTATTCTTATAATAATATAGATGGGTAATTTATACGAAGATTAGGAGGTTACTTTAGATTATCTTTTTTTATggcagaggtgggtaatttagatacatgtttagaggttactttagattatattttataatggcagaggtgggtaatttagatacatattTAGGGGGTTACTTTAACCTATTTTTATAATAGCAAAGATAAGTAATTTAATAGAAAAGATAACAGATCCAATGGCTACTATGATTGAATTTATCGGATTGGAGGCTACTATGATTACTAATTGGAGACTTTTTTGAAGCGTCCACGTGAAGCCACCTAGATCCTAGGGACACTCTAAAAAATTAGAGAAATTCTAGAAATTcttataaaaaataaaaacatCTGGCAATCAATCTgacaactctaatcataatagcCATTGAATCTGTTATTTTTTCTAATAAATTATCCACCTCTACCATTATGAAATAAGCTAAAGTAACCCCTAATCTGCATGCAAATTACCCACatatgccattataaaaataaagtAACTCCCTAAGATTGTATATAAACTATCtaattattttattattaaAAATTAAAGTAACTCCTAAATCTGATTCTAagttatataattataacaaaattttaaagtaatataaaattctaaattactatgtCTATCTTATTAATATATAATTTATGTTGTTGCTTATATAAAAACACTACCCATGGTGTGTGTCATGCATTGGGAAGATATAAGAATACCAATTTTTATATTATTCACATTGCTTAAACAAAtagttcaattaaatatatatcaaatacATATGGAGGTGCGATACAAAGTGAAAATATTATTATTAACTAAATATGTTATAACTAGATAATAATGAATATGTATCTATATATCTTTTTTTTATATTACAAAGTGCAATGTATCCTGCAAGTGAGGAAGGTTGACATTCAACCACTAATGGACAAGGTGGGAGCTCGACTAGCAGCTTG is part of the Panicum hallii strain FIL2 chromosome 2, PHallii_v3.1, whole genome shotgun sequence genome and encodes:
- the LOC112881069 gene encoding uncharacterized protein LOC112881069, with the translated sequence MENTVGNTNTDVVKQEESIGNIPSPLFSGTKPKKRLISKVWDDFIPTFINGKVARATCMHCHHVFNCNATTATIGLRNHQVKCSPGTHKRLKLQEPTFLPYTQQNMAVANSDPNQKKLPFLLSSHKKGSGTADAMPEQDLALPYTHINIDRQNKEVDQNGLHDELAICEQNNLALSVICTDKNKKNQGVDQISHEELIRILAMHGHATRMVEQDDFRKLVAHLNPVVKVPSHYDLMWKTFDLFDQEKSKLKENAEKLSFIILRAIGEWGLDDKVFSITLDDAFVDDSVASKIKTVTVYEDSNPM